In one window of Bdellovibrio bacteriovorus W DNA:
- a CDS encoding ABC-type organic solvent resistance transport system permease protein (COG0767 ABC-type transport system involved in resistance to organic solvents, permease component) — translation MTIAQTMHRYVSTLGAFVINKFQGFIDETGRIVLFFWESIRLTFAKPSRFTEIIRHMEFIGNQSIGIICLTGVFTGLALSFQLYLGFKLFNAVNMVGPTVALGITRELGPVLTGLIVAARAGGAMAARLGTMRVNEQIDALDVMGVNTKQYLIAPRIIAAFICMPLLVAVFDFVAMLGSYFLCVKLVQLDEAVFWQKIADFIDVKHINEGLIKGMIFGIYFAAMCTYRGFNTKGGAKGVGDATNQGVVQSMVGIIIIDYFVSNLIRIFYDLVGIT, via the coding sequence GTGACAATCGCTCAAACAATGCATCGCTATGTTTCAACACTCGGTGCTTTTGTTATTAATAAATTCCAAGGCTTTATTGATGAAACAGGCCGTATTGTTCTTTTCTTCTGGGAAAGTATTCGACTGACTTTTGCAAAACCTTCGCGTTTTACAGAAATTATTCGTCACATGGAGTTCATCGGGAATCAATCAATCGGGATCATTTGCTTAACCGGTGTCTTCACAGGGTTGGCTCTATCATTTCAGTTATATTTGGGTTTTAAACTTTTCAATGCCGTGAATATGGTGGGCCCTACGGTAGCTCTTGGGATCACTCGCGAATTAGGCCCTGTATTAACGGGATTGATTGTAGCTGCACGCGCAGGTGGCGCGATGGCTGCACGTCTAGGTACGATGCGTGTGAATGAGCAGATTGATGCTCTGGATGTGATGGGTGTAAATACCAAACAGTATTTGATCGCTCCACGTATTATTGCTGCATTCATTTGTATGCCTCTGTTGGTAGCGGTTTTTGACTTCGTGGCGATGTTAGGAAGTTATTTTCTCTGTGTGAAGTTGGTTCAGTTAGATGAAGCCGTTTTTTGGCAAAAGATCGCCGACTTTATTGATGTGAAACATATTAATGAAGGCCTTATTAAAGGCATGATCTTCGGAATTTATTTCGCAGCGATGTGTACATACCGTGGTTTTAATACCAAAGGTGGTGCAAAAGGGGTTGGCGATGCAACCAATCAAGGCGTCGTGCAAAGTATGGTGGGTATCATAATTATTGATTACTTCGTCAGTAACTTGATTCGCATATTTTATGATCTCGTGGGGATTACTTAA
- a CDS encoding hypothetical protein (COG0787 Alanine racemase), producing MEMYRRTFAEINLDHLAFNIKQIQSRFPNRFLCPMLKANAYGHGDVQLARFFETMGIQQFGVCLIEEGLLLRNFGVKAEILVFRGFDQVGAEKIIQYNLTPVVSTWEHIDHLENAVTTSPVGIHLKFDTGMNRLGFRPEEAQSLFERLWQNRKIRVKALLTHLYSGENAVEENLESAAQLRALDGVSKVFKPLNVFCHALNTAGIISLTHLQSEGKLKPDHPLNLQEWGMRPGLLIYGYNPIPEFKELQLKPVMSLKSVVNSFRRLKVGETVSYGGTWKAQRESVIAIVPIGYADGYHRILSNQGTVLFAGHRVPVIGNVCMDYLMVDVTDVVADQDLSTFKDKEVILFGAGESGSFISPEELAVKAKSIVWEMLTSVGERVPRVFVGSAAKFVNQEVGG from the coding sequence ATGGAAATGTATAGACGAACATTTGCTGAAATTAATCTCGATCATCTTGCTTTTAACATTAAGCAAATTCAGTCTCGTTTTCCTAATCGCTTTCTTTGTCCGATGTTGAAAGCCAATGCCTATGGGCACGGAGATGTGCAGTTGGCGAGATTTTTTGAAACCATGGGCATTCAACAGTTTGGCGTGTGCTTGATCGAAGAAGGTTTGTTGTTAAGAAATTTCGGAGTGAAAGCCGAGATCTTGGTATTCCGTGGTTTTGATCAAGTGGGTGCGGAGAAAATTATTCAGTACAATCTCACTCCTGTTGTCAGCACTTGGGAGCATATTGATCATCTCGAAAATGCAGTGACCACTTCCCCTGTAGGGATTCATCTTAAGTTTGATACGGGGATGAATCGTTTGGGATTCCGTCCAGAAGAAGCGCAGAGTCTCTTTGAAAGACTGTGGCAGAATCGTAAGATTCGCGTAAAAGCTCTTTTGACTCATTTATATTCTGGTGAAAACGCTGTAGAAGAAAATCTTGAAAGTGCTGCGCAACTCAGAGCACTTGATGGAGTGAGCAAAGTTTTTAAACCCCTTAACGTCTTCTGTCATGCGCTGAATACTGCAGGGATTATAAGTCTGACTCATTTGCAGTCCGAAGGAAAACTAAAGCCTGATCATCCTCTGAATCTTCAAGAGTGGGGAATGAGGCCAGGGCTTTTAATTTATGGCTATAATCCCATTCCTGAGTTTAAAGAGTTGCAATTAAAACCAGTGATGAGCTTGAAGTCTGTCGTAAATTCTTTTAGAAGACTCAAAGTTGGAGAAACTGTTTCTTATGGTGGAACTTGGAAAGCACAGCGCGAATCTGTGATCGCCATTGTTCCGATTGGTTATGCCGATGGTTATCATCGTATTCTTTCCAATCAAGGGACAGTCTTGTTCGCAGGGCATAGAGTTCCCGTGATTGGCAATGTTTGCATGGATTATTTAATGGTCGATGTGACAGATGTTGTGGCCGATCAGGATCTCAGCACGTTTAAGGATAAAGAAGTGATCTTATTTGGCGCTGGAGAGAGTGGTTCGTTTATTTCTCCAGAGGAATTAGCTGTGAAGGCTAAATCCATAGTGTGGGAAATGTTAACAAGCGTCGGGGAGAGAGTTCCTCGTGTGTTTGTTGGTTCTGCAGCGAAGTTTGTAAATCAGGAAGTCGGGGGCTAG
- a CDS encoding sensor histidine kinase (COG2199 FOG: GGDEF domain), producing the protein MDIRDYSSQFTVFVYTTNVDLGASAKVYLSQAGYDAYFFQDIETLFDRMKENAPHILIFSTTALAGSLSDFVNETLQINDDIRFLAVSATSQFEILAQYNSYGFVDVISDEEAALESRILWATDRACERLFLTYQNEQLFADLKKTQEQLSSSEKEVQTLQPQESPIAISSRIATYKVAESKEDMLHKFLQHIPKETLCIYFKYLPSVRSFVATHGWGIPNSDIQGVGVQLEAEDMRTLSERVTMGQLPERFSKMLKEAFGFNPPKALPLYAYHSLEGVFVFSGSLDAKYVAEINEEFTLLSLCYSNFALEKKVDSLEVQDFVTELYNRNYYFKVLENEVSRGRRLKQPLSVVKMSIDDLYEIESSLGESVRDELLKAVATVTHKTSRTNDVTCRTAANEIALILPHCSRKGAALRAERLRRIIEGTALLESGMKISVSLGISEYPSLCDSAKSLDESATKALLHITDKGGNKICLFKAPETHKPDFEVPME; encoded by the coding sequence TTGGATATTAGGGATTATAGTTCTCAGTTTACTGTCTTCGTTTATACGACCAATGTTGATTTGGGCGCATCGGCGAAGGTCTATCTCTCGCAAGCGGGATACGACGCCTATTTCTTTCAAGACATAGAAACACTCTTTGATCGCATGAAAGAAAATGCACCCCACATTTTAATCTTCTCGACAACCGCTTTGGCGGGATCGTTGAGTGATTTTGTAAATGAAACCCTACAAATTAACGATGACATTCGCTTTTTAGCGGTCTCAGCAACATCACAGTTTGAGATTCTGGCTCAATACAATTCTTATGGTTTTGTGGATGTGATCTCAGATGAAGAGGCGGCTTTAGAGTCTCGAATTCTTTGGGCCACGGACAGAGCATGTGAGCGTCTGTTTTTAACCTATCAAAACGAACAACTTTTTGCAGATCTTAAAAAGACTCAAGAGCAACTCAGTTCTAGCGAAAAAGAAGTACAGACTTTGCAGCCGCAAGAATCTCCAATTGCTATAAGCTCGCGCATTGCGACTTATAAGGTAGCAGAAAGCAAAGAGGATATGTTGCATAAGTTCTTGCAACACATTCCAAAAGAAACTCTGTGCATCTATTTTAAATATCTCCCTTCGGTTCGCTCTTTCGTGGCGACTCATGGCTGGGGAATTCCCAATAGCGATATTCAAGGTGTGGGCGTTCAACTCGAAGCTGAGGATATGAGAACTCTTTCAGAAAGAGTGACCATGGGGCAGTTGCCTGAGCGCTTCAGCAAAATGCTGAAAGAGGCCTTTGGTTTTAATCCGCCAAAAGCTCTGCCGTTATATGCATATCATAGTCTTGAGGGTGTTTTTGTTTTCTCTGGAAGTTTAGACGCGAAATACGTAGCAGAGATCAATGAGGAGTTCACTCTCTTGTCTCTGTGTTATTCAAACTTTGCACTGGAAAAGAAAGTCGATTCTTTAGAAGTTCAAGATTTTGTCACAGAACTTTATAATCGAAATTATTACTTCAAAGTCTTAGAGAATGAAGTTTCGCGCGGGCGAAGATTGAAACAGCCACTTTCTGTCGTGAAGATGTCGATTGATGATCTTTATGAAATTGAAAGCAGTCTTGGTGAATCGGTTCGCGATGAGTTGTTAAAGGCTGTCGCAACAGTGACTCATAAAACAAGTCGCACCAACGATGTGACTTGTCGAACAGCTGCAAATGAGATTGCTTTAATTTTGCCACATTGCTCGCGCAAGGGTGCTGCTCTAAGAGCTGAGAGGCTTCGTCGGATTATTGAAGGAACAGCGCTGCTGGAAAGTGGAATGAAAATTTCTGTAAGCTTGGGGATAAGTGAATACCCTTCACTTTGCGACTCTGCAAAAAGTCTAGATGAATCGGCAACCAAAGCTCTCTTGCATATAACCGACAAGGGTGGGAATAAGATATGCTTATTCAAAGCCCCCGAAACCCATAAGCCCGACTTTGAAGTGCCGATGGAGTAG